The following proteins are co-located in the Trichormus variabilis 0441 genome:
- the cysT gene encoding sulfate ABC transporter permease subunit CysT — protein MTLSPTTKVDIKTSNWQVFIHKVVNLPWTWRITIGYLTVMLFVPIIAMFLKASTESPARFWEIATSELALATYNVTFVTSLLAALLNGVFGTLIAWVLVRYDFPLKRIVDATVDLPFALPTAVAGLTLATVYSDNGWIGSLLAPLGIKVSFTRLGVWVAMVFISLPFIVRTVQPVLQEMEHDVEEAAWSLGASQWQTFSKVILPPLFPSILTGVALGFSRAVGEYGSTVIIASNTPFQDLIAPVLIFQRLEQYDYSGATVIGIVLLTISLVMLLGINLLQGWSRRYDNK, from the coding sequence ATGACTTTATCTCCTACTACGAAAGTAGACATTAAAACTTCTAACTGGCAAGTGTTTATTCATAAAGTGGTGAATTTGCCTTGGACATGGCGAATTACTATTGGATATTTAACGGTAATGTTATTTGTCCCCATCATTGCCATGTTTCTCAAAGCCAGTACAGAATCACCTGCTAGGTTTTGGGAAATAGCTACTAGTGAACTTGCATTAGCAACATATAATGTTACTTTTGTGACTTCGTTACTTGCCGCTTTACTCAACGGTGTATTTGGTACATTGATAGCCTGGGTTTTGGTACGCTATGACTTTCCGCTTAAAAGAATAGTAGATGCTACCGTAGATTTACCCTTCGCATTGCCAACGGCAGTAGCAGGTTTAACATTAGCAACTGTTTACAGCGATAATGGTTGGATTGGTTCTTTGTTAGCACCACTAGGGATTAAGGTATCGTTCACCCGTTTGGGTGTCTGGGTAGCGATGGTATTTATTTCCTTACCTTTTATAGTCAGAACAGTGCAACCTGTACTGCAAGAGATGGAGCATGATGTTGAAGAAGCAGCTTGGTCTTTGGGTGCTTCTCAGTGGCAAACTTTCTCGAAAGTGATACTACCACCTTTGTTTCCCTCGATTTTAACTGGTGTGGCTTTGGGTTTTTCCCGTGCTGTTGGTGAGTATGGCTCGACTGTAATTATTGCTTCTAACACACCCTTTCAAGATTTGATTGCACCAGTATTGATTTTCCAGAGGTTAGAGCAGTACGACTATTCTGGTGCAACAGTGATTGGTATAGTCTTACTGACGATTTCTTTGGTAATGCTATTAGGAATTAATCTGTTACAAGGGTGGTCAAGAAGATATGACAATAAGTGA
- a CDS encoding sulfate ABC transporter substrate-binding protein — protein sequence MSEWQRPLKKLWLLAEQRTYRFRFNSLKSFVSLVLVGAVLSVALAACTGGSENNTSTANPVASPVAANKPNVELTLVSFAVTKAAHEAIIPKFVEKWKQEHNQTVTFKQSYGGSGSQTRAVIDGLEADVVHLALALDTQKIEKAGLIQPGWEKELPNDGIVSKSVAAIITRPGNPKGIKTWADLAKDDVKVITADPKTSGIARWNFLALWNSVIKTGGDEAKATEFVTKVYGNVPILTKDAREATDAFAKQGQGDALINYENEVILAQQKGEKLDYVIPSVNISIDNPIAVVDQNVDKHGNREVAEGFVKFLYTPEAQEEFVKLGFRPVDEKVAQTKEVTDKFPKVDTLGTVQDLGGWATIDKKFFADGGVFDQIQAKNKR from the coding sequence ATGAGTGAGTGGCAGCGTCCCCTGAAAAAATTGTGGTTGCTAGCAGAGCAGAGGACATATAGGTTCAGATTTAACTCCCTGAAAAGCTTTGTGTCACTGGTATTAGTTGGGGCTGTTTTGAGTGTGGCGCTTGCAGCCTGCACTGGTGGTAGTGAAAACAATACTTCCACCGCAAACCCCGTTGCTAGTCCTGTTGCAGCCAACAAACCAAACGTGGAATTAACTCTAGTATCCTTTGCTGTTACCAAGGCAGCACATGAGGCAATTATTCCTAAATTTGTAGAAAAATGGAAGCAAGAACATAACCAAACTGTCACATTTAAACAGAGTTATGGCGGTTCTGGTTCTCAAACCCGTGCCGTTATCGATGGTTTAGAAGCAGATGTTGTCCACTTAGCACTGGCTTTAGACACGCAAAAAATTGAGAAAGCAGGGTTAATTCAACCAGGATGGGAAAAAGAACTTCCTAATGATGGAATTGTCTCCAAATCTGTAGCAGCAATCATTACCCGTCCAGGCAACCCCAAAGGTATCAAAACATGGGCAGATTTGGCTAAGGACGATGTTAAAGTAATTACTGCTGATCCTAAAACCTCAGGTATTGCTCGCTGGAACTTCTTAGCTTTGTGGAACTCCGTGATCAAAACTGGTGGTGATGAAGCTAAGGCAACAGAGTTTGTGACTAAGGTTTATGGAAACGTGCCAATTTTAACCAAGGATGCGCGGGAAGCAACTGACGCATTTGCCAAACAAGGCCAAGGAGACGCTCTGATTAATTACGAAAATGAAGTCATTTTGGCACAGCAAAAAGGTGAAAAGTTGGATTATGTAATTCCTAGTGTCAATATTTCTATTGATAATCCTATCGCTGTCGTAGATCAGAATGTTGATAAGCATGGTAATCGAGAAGTAGCCGAAGGATTTGTCAAATTCTTATATACCCCAGAAGCACAAGAAGAGTTTGTGAAATTAGGTTTTCGACCAGTAGATGAGAAAGTTGCTCAAACGAAAGAAGTAACAGATAAGTTTCCCAAAGTAGATACTCTAGGTACTGTTCAAGACTTAGGAGGCTGGGCAACAATTGACAAAAAATTCTTTGCTGATGGTGGTGTTTTTGACCAAATTCAAGCCAAAAACAAGCGGTAA
- a CDS encoding sulfate ABC transporter substrate-binding protein has translation MTPKILSRLNSIAEAKKQLFTTWKPPLSQPSALILAAGLGLSALMPFTTTNSQVASANQKTQLISQGGQKVEITLVSYAVTKAAYEKIIPQFVAKWKREKGQDIVIKQSYGGSGSQTRAVIDGLEADVVALALALDTKKIEQAGLIKPGWEQEAPNNSIVTRSVVALETREGNPKNIKTWNDLAKPGVKVITANPKTSGGARWNFLALWGAIAKNKGSEAQALDFVTKVYRNVPVLPRDAREASDAFYKKGQGDVLLNYENEVILAAQQGKTSPSYTIPQTNISIDGPVAVVDKVVDKRGTRAVSEAFVKFLFTPEAQREFSKVGFRPVNSAVAKEVGKKFPKVANLYNVQSLGGWNTVQKKFFDDGAIFDKIQSGRR, from the coding sequence ATGACACCTAAAATTCTATCAAGACTTAACTCAATTGCCGAGGCGAAAAAGCAACTATTCACTACGTGGAAGCCACCTCTGAGTCAACCTTCAGCCCTGATACTAGCAGCCGGTTTGGGTTTAAGTGCTTTAATGCCCTTTACCACGACAAATTCTCAAGTTGCATCTGCAAACCAAAAGACTCAACTGATTAGCCAAGGAGGCCAGAAAGTTGAAATCACGCTGGTTTCTTATGCAGTGACAAAGGCTGCTTACGAGAAAATTATTCCTCAGTTTGTCGCTAAATGGAAGCGAGAAAAAGGCCAGGATATAGTCATCAAGCAGAGTTACGGTGGTTCTGGCTCTCAAACCCGTGCTGTAATAGATGGTTTAGAAGCAGATGTTGTTGCTTTAGCGTTGGCGCTAGATACCAAAAAAATTGAACAAGCAGGGTTAATTAAGCCAGGTTGGGAGCAAGAAGCGCCGAATAATTCTATTGTGACTCGTTCAGTAGTAGCGCTAGAAACCAGAGAAGGAAATCCAAAAAATATTAAAACTTGGAATGATTTAGCTAAACCGGGAGTCAAGGTAATTACAGCCAACCCGAAAACTTCAGGTGGTGCGCGCTGGAACTTCTTGGCTTTGTGGGGTGCGATCGCTAAAAATAAGGGTAGTGAAGCTCAAGCTCTAGATTTTGTGACTAAAGTCTATAGAAATGTGCCTGTATTACCTAGAGATGCGCGAGAAGCCAGCGATGCCTTTTACAAGAAAGGTCAAGGGGATGTATTACTTAACTATGAAAACGAAGTTATCCTAGCTGCACAACAGGGGAAAACATCACCGTCCTATACTATTCCTCAAACCAACATTTCCATAGATGGCCCAGTTGCAGTTGTTGATAAGGTCGTCGATAAACGTGGTACTCGTGCAGTTTCTGAGGCTTTTGTGAAATTTCTTTTCACTCCAGAAGCCCAACGCGAGTTTTCCAAAGTTGGTTTTAGACCGGTTAACTCTGCTGTAGCTAAAGAAGTCGGGAAAAAATTCCCTAAAGTTGCCAATCTTTACAATGTTCAAAGTTTAGGCGGCTGGAACACTGTACAGAAAAAATTCTTCGATGACGGAGCTATATTTGACAAAATTCAAAGTGGACGACGTTGA
- a CDS encoding trifunctional serine/threonine-protein kinase/ATP-binding protein/sensor histidine kinase, whose amino-acid sequence MVISHNIQVSGYRILELAHSGANTNIYRATKVDGNTPTILKVLIDNYFSLEAIVRFKHEYSISANLDHPNIVKVISLETHHKRLVIVFEDFGGISLKHYLYNHQPSLQLTLQVAIAITRALVYIHDNKIIHKDIKPGNIIIKNLGTRLQQTPEVLSNLIIKLTDFSIASRLKKETPQLINPNQLEGTLAYMSPEQTGRMNRNLDYRSDFYSLGITLYEMLTGQLPFNSSEPLELVHAHIAKEPTPIQQLAANVPNAVVGIVHKLMAKNAEDRYYSAQGLLVDLEQCLEQLNHTGAIADFTPGRLDVFSQLIIPQKLYGRETQVEQLLLSFARVSRGNSELILVSGYSGIGKTSVINEVNKPITQVKGYFISGKFDQFKRDIPYLSLVQAFSSLMRQLLTESTERLEMWRSNILQAVGSNGKVIIDVIPEVELIIGKQPEVSQLSPHESQNRFNQIFQSFIQVFCCCGHPLVIFLDDLQWADSATLNLMESLICDQTIKYLLIIGAYRDNEVSKLHPLISTIEEIKKSGIIINNIELQPLDLANVVHFVQDTLHDNTTRCYPLATLVFNKTAGNPFFINQLLKALHQESLLVFDFNIQQWQWEIEKIITVGLSDKSVVELVCSRIQLLPEKTQKILQLAACIGDNFNLYVLSLVNEKSVFDTAHELDDALQCGLILPLSETYRIPLLFDAQDDILFDSKQILYKFLHDRVQQAAYSLIPENQKKYTHLKIGRLLLNNIQEKDIENHVFDIVNQLNKSVDLVIDDSEKNRLIELNFIAGHKSQQATAYEPALSYFMMAIKLIGESSWLTNYKTILNLYQEATEAAYLCGQFDKMQGLANVVINNAHNLQEKTKVYNLKILTAIAQKQLQEALSLGLNLLNQLGINFPEEPTDDFVNQVLLETNSLIPRNNIQSLLHLPEMTDVNSLAAMDILDTISTAAYSASPKLMLLINLSRVKLSLTYGNSASSPIAYAAYALILCGVINDSELGYELGKVALDLTADLSPFIKGKILFYVSNFIFHWKTHLRETLHFSKMGAKYSLEGGDLEYTAWFYQFGCCSLYWQGEELSNLKQKIENANCAIRQTKQEQPLSHQYMLYQVVVNLMDNSQDACCLIGENYNEQESLTQYEIVNDYLGIYYFHLYKTILNYLFGQHEQARIHAGIAAQNISGATAQFVVPIFYFYDSLTQLAIYTNEAESGQQRILTQVQNNQEKMRKWAESAPMNFLHKFYLVEAEIYKIQGKNYQAMDYYDRAITLAQEQGYIQEMAIANELAAIFYSQLGRTKLAKSYMDEAHYNYISWGAIAKAKDLEKRYSNLLTRTGTLTQSHITLTKGSTTSTRNLSLDISTVVKASQALSSEIVLEKLLEKLMFLAKENAGAQKVFFIAKKDEKLVIEGSLMEEGIIKTLQAIPITNSQALPASVINYVKRTQAPLVLDDVTHAEDFNKDPYIINYRPKSILVSPIISQGKLTGILYLENNLTSHAFTEDRLEVLQVLSAQAAISLENTRLYLTLETRVQQRTQELEDKNHQLQTILGELQRTQAQLIHNEKMSSLGQLVAGVAHEINNPINFIYGNVTHIKDYSKSLLDIIDFYQAEYPDSQETILEIADEYDIDFIKDDMPKLLTSMKNGAERIRDIVISLRNFSRLDESAIKEVDIHEGIDNTLMILQQRLPDIQIIKEYGDLPKITCDASQINQVFLHLLTNSIDALLERKNKCKSYHGQEISFSPTIWISSIVDDTKQAVIRVTDNGIGIDGNIISKIFDPFFTTKPVGKGTGLGLSISYQIVEKHQGSLECLPSLTDGTTFIVKLPISLK is encoded by the coding sequence GTGGTAATTTCCCATAATATTCAAGTATCTGGCTACAGAATTTTAGAACTTGCCCATTCTGGAGCCAACACTAACATCTACCGCGCTACAAAAGTGGATGGTAACACTCCCACCATTCTCAAAGTCTTAATAGACAATTACTTTTCTCTAGAAGCAATTGTCAGATTTAAACACGAATATTCTATCTCTGCTAACCTTGACCATCCAAATATTGTCAAGGTTATCAGTTTGGAAACTCATCACAAACGATTAGTAATAGTATTTGAAGATTTTGGTGGTATTAGCCTCAAACATTATCTTTATAACCATCAGCCTTCTTTGCAACTGACTCTTCAAGTTGCCATCGCCATCACCCGTGCTTTAGTCTACATTCACGACAATAAAATCATTCATAAAGATATTAAACCCGGCAATATCATCATTAAAAATTTAGGAACCAGGTTACAACAAACGCCAGAAGTCTTGTCTAACTTAATTATTAAACTCACTGATTTTAGCATTGCTTCCCGTTTAAAAAAGGAAACGCCACAACTTATCAACCCCAACCAGCTAGAAGGAACACTAGCTTATATGTCGCCAGAACAAACGGGACGGATGAACCGTAACCTAGATTACCGTAGCGACTTCTATTCATTGGGAATTACACTTTACGAAATGCTGACGGGACAATTACCGTTTAACAGCAGTGAACCCTTAGAATTAGTACACGCTCATATTGCCAAGGAGCCGACACCCATACAGCAGCTAGCTGCAAACGTACCCAATGCTGTTGTCGGTATCGTCCACAAGTTAATGGCTAAAAATGCAGAAGATAGATACTACTCTGCTCAAGGATTATTGGTTGATTTAGAACAATGTTTAGAACAACTTAATCATACAGGAGCGATCGCTGATTTTACTCCAGGTCGTCTAGATGTTTTCTCTCAGCTAATTATTCCCCAAAAGCTATACGGACGAGAGACCCAAGTTGAACAACTACTCCTTTCATTCGCACGAGTTAGCCGTGGTAACAGTGAGTTAATATTAGTATCCGGTTACTCCGGTATTGGTAAAACTTCCGTTATCAATGAAGTTAATAAGCCCATCACTCAAGTTAAGGGATATTTTATTAGCGGTAAGTTTGATCAGTTCAAGCGAGATATACCTTATTTATCCCTCGTTCAAGCTTTTTCTTCCTTAATGCGCCAACTCTTAACAGAATCTACAGAAAGACTAGAAATGTGGCGCAGCAATATACTGCAAGCAGTTGGTAGTAATGGAAAAGTAATTATTGATGTCATACCAGAAGTCGAATTGATTATTGGTAAACAACCAGAAGTATCTCAACTAAGTCCTCATGAATCACAGAATAGATTTAATCAGATTTTTCAAAGTTTTATTCAGGTTTTTTGCTGTTGTGGACATCCATTAGTTATCTTCTTAGACGATTTGCAATGGGCAGATTCGGCAACATTAAACTTGATGGAGTCTTTGATTTGTGACCAGACGATTAAATATTTACTAATAATTGGAGCATATCGTGATAATGAAGTTAGCAAACTTCATCCTCTAATCAGCACTATTGAAGAAATTAAAAAATCTGGCATTATTATCAACAACATTGAGCTACAACCGTTGGATCTAGCTAATGTAGTTCATTTTGTTCAAGATACCCTACATGATAATACTACCCGATGCTATCCTTTAGCTACACTTGTTTTTAACAAAACTGCGGGAAATCCTTTTTTTATTAATCAACTACTCAAGGCATTACATCAAGAATCACTACTTGTATTCGATTTTAATATACAGCAGTGGCAGTGGGAAATTGAGAAAATTATTACCGTTGGTCTTTCTGATAAGAGCGTAGTTGAATTAGTGTGTAGCCGCATTCAATTATTGCCAGAAAAAACACAGAAAATATTACAGTTAGCAGCTTGTATTGGCGACAATTTTAACCTTTATGTCCTATCATTAGTAAATGAAAAATCGGTATTTGATACTGCACATGAGCTTGATGATGCTCTGCAATGTGGTCTTATTTTACCTTTGAGTGAGACATATCGTATACCCCTACTATTTGACGCTCAAGATGATATTTTATTTGATAGTAAACAAATCCTCTATAAATTTTTACATGATAGGGTACAACAAGCTGCATATTCGTTGATTCCTGAGAATCAAAAAAAATATACTCACCTTAAAATAGGTCGCTTATTGCTTAACAATATCCAAGAAAAAGATATAGAAAACCATGTTTTTGATATTGTGAATCAGTTGAATAAGAGTGTTGATCTTGTTATTGATGATTCAGAAAAAAATAGACTAATAGAATTAAATTTCATTGCTGGACATAAATCACAACAGGCAACAGCCTATGAACCTGCTCTTAGTTATTTCATGATGGCTATAAAACTTATAGGTGAATCATCATGGTTAACTAATTACAAAACTATCTTGAATCTATATCAAGAAGCAACAGAAGCGGCTTATCTCTGTGGACAGTTTGATAAAATGCAGGGTTTGGCAAATGTTGTGATTAATAATGCTCATAACTTACAAGAGAAAACCAAGGTTTATAATCTAAAAATTCTGACAGCTATAGCTCAAAAACAGTTGCAAGAAGCTTTGAGTCTTGGCTTGAATTTACTGAATCAACTAGGAATTAATTTTCCAGAAGAGCCGACTGATGATTTTGTTAATCAAGTGCTACTAGAAACCAATTCCTTAATCCCTAGAAATAACATTCAAAGTCTGCTGCACCTACCTGAGATGACTGATGTTAACTCGTTGGCTGCTATGGATATTTTAGATACAATTTCCACTGCTGCTTATTCAGCTTCTCCCAAGCTGATGCTGCTGATTAACTTGTCACGAGTGAAATTATCTTTAACTTATGGAAACTCTGCTTCTTCTCCCATAGCTTATGCAGCTTATGCGCTGATTTTGTGCGGTGTAATTAATGATAGTGAATTAGGTTATGAATTAGGCAAAGTAGCACTGGATTTAACAGCAGATTTAAGCCCATTTATCAAGGGCAAGATTTTATTTTATGTGAGTAACTTTATTTTTCATTGGAAAACCCATCTTAGAGAAACTCTACACTTTTCTAAAATGGGAGCGAAATACAGTCTTGAGGGTGGAGATTTAGAATATACAGCATGGTTTTACCAATTTGGGTGTTGTTCTTTATATTGGCAAGGTGAGGAATTAAGTAATCTAAAGCAGAAAATAGAAAACGCCAATTGTGCTATTCGTCAAACAAAACAAGAACAACCATTAAGTCATCAATATATGCTCTATCAAGTTGTTGTAAACTTGATGGATAATTCTCAAGATGCTTGTTGTTTAATTGGTGAAAATTATAATGAACAGGAATCTCTCACACAATATGAAATTGTTAATGACTACTTAGGGATTTACTATTTTCATTTATATAAAACCATTCTGAATTATCTATTTGGTCAGCATGAGCAAGCCAGGATTCATGCAGGTATAGCGGCTCAAAATATTAGTGGTGCTACGGCACAATTTGTTGTGCCTATCTTCTACTTTTATGATTCGCTGACACAATTAGCAATTTATACTAATGAAGCCGAATCTGGGCAACAACGTATACTTACACAAGTACAAAATAACCAGGAGAAGATGAGAAAATGGGCGGAATCCGCTCCCATGAATTTTTTACACAAATTCTATTTAGTCGAAGCAGAAATATATAAAATTCAGGGCAAAAACTACCAAGCTATGGATTATTATGACCGTGCTATTACTCTTGCTCAAGAACAGGGTTATATCCAAGAGATGGCGATCGCCAATGAACTAGCTGCTATATTTTACTCACAATTGGGTAGGACAAAGCTAGCTAAAAGCTATATGGATGAAGCTCATTATAATTATATAAGTTGGGGGGCGATCGCCAAAGCCAAAGACTTAGAAAAACGTTATTCTAATTTACTCACGAGAACAGGGACGCTAACCCAATCACATATTACTCTTACTAAAGGATCTACAACTTCCACAAGGAATCTATCTCTAGATATTTCCACAGTGGTTAAAGCCTCTCAAGCACTAAGTAGCGAAATAGTTTTAGAAAAATTACTAGAAAAACTTATGTTTTTAGCTAAGGAAAATGCAGGGGCGCAGAAGGTATTTTTTATTGCTAAAAAAGATGAAAAATTAGTTATTGAAGGCTCATTAATGGAGGAAGGAATTATTAAAACATTACAAGCCATACCCATTACCAATAGTCAAGCATTACCAGCCTCTGTAATTAATTATGTAAAAAGAACTCAGGCACCTTTAGTTTTAGATGATGTAACTCATGCTGAAGATTTCAATAAAGACCCTTATATTATCAATTATCGACCAAAATCAATACTTGTATCACCAATTATTTCCCAAGGGAAACTGACGGGAATTCTATATTTAGAGAATAATCTCACTAGTCATGCTTTTACTGAAGATAGACTAGAGGTATTACAAGTTTTATCAGCACAAGCCGCTATTTCTCTAGAAAATACGCGTTTATATTTAACATTAGAAACGCGGGTTCAACAGCGAACCCAAGAACTAGAGGATAAAAATCATCAATTACAAACTATTCTGGGGGAGCTACAACGTACACAAGCCCAATTAATTCATAATGAAAAAATGTCTTCACTAGGGCAATTGGTAGCAGGTGTAGCTCATGAAATTAATAATCCTATCAATTTCATTTATGGTAATGTAACTCACATCAAAGATTATAGTAAATCCTTACTAGATATTATCGATTTTTATCAAGCAGAGTACCCAGACTCTCAAGAAACAATTCTGGAAATAGCGGATGAATATGATATAGACTTTATTAAAGACGATATGCCAAAGCTGCTCACTTCGATGAAAAACGGAGCAGAACGTATTCGTGATATAGTTATATCATTACGCAACTTCTCACGATTAGATGAGTCAGCAATTAAAGAAGTTGATATTCATGAAGGTATCGATAATACCCTCATGATTTTGCAGCAAAGGCTACCAGATATTCAAATTATCAAAGAATACGGCGACTTACCTAAAATTACCTGTGATGCTAGTCAAATAAATCAAGTTTTCCTGCATCTGCTGACTAACTCTATTGATGCCCTATTAGAAAGAAAAAATAAATGTAAATCATATCACGGTCAAGAAATAAGTTTTAGTCCAACAATTTGGATTAGTTCAATTGTAGATGATACTAAACAAGCAGTTATTCGCGTTACGGATAACGGGATTGGCATCGATGGTAATATTATAAGCAAAATATTTGACCCGTTTTTTACCACTAAGCCAGTTGGTAAAGGTACAGGTTTGGGTTTATCAATAAGTTACCAGATTGTAGAAAAACATCAAGGAAGTTTGGAGTGTCTGCCATCATTAACAGATGGAACGACTTTTATAGTCAAGTTGCCAATCTCCTTAAAATAG
- a CDS encoding carbon dioxide-concentrating mechanism protein CcmK, with translation MSSLQAVGALETKGFPAVLAAADAMVKAGRVTLVGYIRVGSARFTVNIRGDVSEVKTAMAAGVEAAQNVYGGTLESWVIIPRPHENVEAVLPIGYTDAVQQYRDSVENPIIRSSNGR, from the coding sequence ATGTCATCACTACAGGCAGTGGGAGCATTAGAGACTAAGGGTTTTCCGGCTGTGTTAGCAGCAGCAGATGCTATGGTCAAAGCTGGCCGTGTCACCCTTGTGGGTTATATCCGGGTTGGTAGCGCTCGTTTTACAGTCAATATCCGTGGAGATGTTTCGGAAGTTAAAACGGCAATGGCGGCTGGTGTGGAAGCCGCACAAAATGTTTACGGTGGTACATTAGAATCCTGGGTGATTATTCCTCGTCCCCATGAAAACGTTGAAGCAGTCCTACCTATTGGTTATACGGATGCTGTTCAACAATATCGAGATTCTGTAGAAAATCCCATTATCCGTTCATCCAACGGACGATAA
- the cysW gene encoding sulfate ABC transporter permease subunit CysW: MTISEPKQHSSGTNTDKVKPPQKKSWVPTILIFVAIAYLALIQYIPAINVFVQAFSKGVGPFLENLTHSDFLSAARLTVLLALIAVPLNTVFGLCAAWAIARHKFPGRALVLSIIDLPFSISPVVAGLMLVLLYGRNGWFGPLLEANDIRIIFAFPGMVLATAFVSMPFVAREVIPVLEEFGKDQEEAAKTLGANEWQTFWRVTLPGIRWGLLYGVILTNARAMGEFGAVSVVSGNIANKTQSLPLFVEDAYKQYETEAAFSAAVLLALLAVVTLVLKEIVERKTRIKDVD; the protein is encoded by the coding sequence ATGACAATAAGTGAGCCGAAACAGCACTCATCTGGGACTAATACAGACAAAGTTAAACCACCACAAAAAAAGAGTTGGGTTCCCACAATTTTAATTTTTGTAGCGATCGCCTATTTAGCGTTAATTCAATATATCCCGGCAATCAACGTTTTTGTCCAAGCTTTCAGTAAAGGAGTGGGGCCATTTTTGGAGAACCTCACCCATAGCGACTTTCTTAGTGCTGCCAGATTAACTGTATTGTTGGCATTAATTGCCGTACCTTTAAATACAGTATTTGGTTTATGTGCAGCTTGGGCGATCGCTCGTCATAAATTCCCTGGACGTGCTTTAGTCTTAAGTATTATTGACTTACCCTTTTCTATCTCGCCCGTAGTTGCTGGCTTGATGCTGGTGCTGCTTTATGGACGTAATGGCTGGTTTGGGCCTTTACTGGAGGCAAATGACATCAGAATTATCTTTGCCTTTCCGGGGATGGTTTTAGCCACAGCATTTGTGAGTATGCCTTTTGTCGCCCGTGAAGTAATTCCTGTTTTAGAGGAATTTGGTAAAGACCAGGAAGAAGCCGCTAAAACTTTGGGTGCCAATGAATGGCAGACATTTTGGCGAGTTACCCTACCAGGAATTCGCTGGGGCTTGCTATATGGCGTAATTTTGACCAATGCTAGAGCAATGGGTGAATTTGGTGCAGTCTCCGTAGTCTCAGGAAATATCGCCAATAAAACCCAGAGTTTGCCATTGTTTGTAGAGGATGCTTATAAACAGTATGAAACAGAAGCAGCTTTTTCTGCGGCGGTACTTTTAGCACTACTAGCAGTAGTTACCTTAGTATTGAAAGAGATTGTAGAACGCAAAACTCGCATTAAAGATGTGGATTAA
- a CDS encoding NIL domain-containing protein, protein MASDNTLSNKRIRVRIPKDYHQEPVISRLVSEYGLTVNIAAAILGANAVGDGWFDLDLQGTNTQIQSGLNYLQELELEVWDETKVGGW, encoded by the coding sequence ATGGCTAGTGACAACACACTCAGCAATAAAAGGATTCGCGTACGGATTCCTAAAGACTATCACCAGGAACCCGTGATTTCTCGGCTAGTTTCGGAATATGGTCTGACAGTAAATATCGCTGCGGCAATTTTAGGAGCCAATGCTGTTGGAGATGGCTGGTTCGATTTGGATTTGCAAGGTACAAATACACAAATCCAAAGTGGACTGAACTATCTACAGGAATTGGAACTGGAAGTCTGGGATGAGACTAAAGTTGGTGGTTGGTAA